In one Trichocoleus desertorum ATA4-8-CV12 genomic region, the following are encoded:
- a CDS encoding cytochrome P450, with translation MSFSTAIERLNPFLPEVIADPYPIYRRYREIDPVHWGVSSNPRLPGAWYLFRYEDVVQALENPKFGREAWRVRGDGEGAPVPPAYQGFQSMVSNWMVFRDPPDHTRLRSLVNKVFSAKMVENIRPGIFDIADNLLDAVHTRTEMDLVEEFAFPLPVMVISNLLGVPPQDRPLFRSWALALQHASASRLTPSPQVYEQAEQATQGLIHYFQQAIAQRQVEPQEDLITALVKAQDEGNKLSDEEVLATCIHLLTAGHETTINLIAKGVLALLCNPDELQLLRSHPELIPGAIEELIRYDSPVQMVTRWAYTDLEIGDKLIRRGDSVGLMLGAANRDPARFQNPDLLDIQRSDCKHCGFGSGIHFCLGSALARAEAQIALNILLNRLPDLRLVDKTVAWANNIVFHGPKHLQVAF, from the coding sequence ATGTCTTTCTCTACAGCGATTGAAAGACTCAACCCATTTCTACCTGAGGTCATTGCAGACCCCTACCCCATCTACCGTCGATATCGAGAAATAGATCCTGTGCATTGGGGAGTTTCCTCAAATCCCCGCTTACCTGGTGCTTGGTATCTCTTCCGTTATGAAGATGTGGTACAGGCGCTTGAAAATCCTAAATTTGGTCGTGAGGCTTGGCGTGTGCGGGGGGATGGCGAAGGTGCACCCGTGCCACCAGCCTATCAGGGATTTCAGTCAATGGTAAGCAATTGGATGGTTTTCCGCGATCCACCGGACCACACACGGTTGCGATCGCTGGTGAACAAAGTCTTCTCTGCAAAGATGGTTGAAAATATCCGTCCAGGCATCTTTGACATTGCAGATAATCTGCTGGATGCGGTTCATACTCGCACAGAAATGGATTTGGTGGAGGAGTTCGCCTTTCCTCTGCCAGTCATGGTTATATCCAACTTGCTAGGTGTTCCACCGCAAGACCGTCCCTTGTTCCGAAGTTGGGCCTTAGCATTACAGCACGCCAGTGCCTCGCGCCTCACCCCATCGCCGCAGGTCTACGAGCAAGCTGAGCAAGCAACGCAAGGATTGATTCACTACTTCCAACAGGCAATCGCACAGCGACAGGTGGAACCACAGGAGGATCTGATCACTGCCCTCGTCAAAGCCCAAGACGAAGGCAATAAGTTGAGCGATGAAGAAGTTCTTGCCACCTGCATTCACCTGCTAACCGCAGGCCACGAAACCACCATCAACCTGATTGCGAAAGGGGTACTGGCATTACTTTGTAATCCCGATGAGTTGCAGCTGTTGCGTTCCCATCCCGAACTCATTCCTGGGGCGATCGAGGAACTCATACGCTACGACAGTCCTGTCCAGATGGTGACGCGCTGGGCTTATACAGATCTCGAAATCGGTGACAAACTGATTCGGCGCGGCGACAGTGTGGGATTAATGCTGGGTGCTGCCAACCGAGACCCCGCACGCTTTCAGAATCCCGATCTCCTCGACATACAGCGCTCTGACTGCAAGCACTGTGGCTTTGGCAGTGGCATCCACTTCTGTCTTGGCTCAGCCTTAGCTCGCGCCGAAGCTC